One window of the Mycobacterium haemophilum DSM 44634 genome contains the following:
- a CDS encoding type II toxin-antitoxin system VapC family toxin translates to MPLSASTPTSLVDTSVAVALVVADHDHHEDTFRALRGRRLGLAGHAAFETFSVLTRLPPPARRTPATIAKVLAQTFPETRFLGTRAATALLAQLETAEIAGGAIYDALVGATAMEHQLTLVTRDRRAVEVYRTLGVAIELLA, encoded by the coding sequence ATGCCGCTCAGCGCTAGCACACCCACATCACTCGTGGACACCAGCGTCGCCGTCGCACTGGTAGTCGCCGATCACGACCACCACGAGGACACCTTCCGAGCGTTACGCGGCCGGAGATTGGGTCTGGCCGGCCACGCCGCATTTGAGACGTTCTCTGTCCTGACCCGCCTGCCGCCGCCGGCCCGCAGGACTCCGGCGACCATCGCGAAGGTACTGGCACAAACCTTTCCGGAGACCAGGTTTCTCGGGACTCGCGCCGCCACTGCACTACTGGCACAGCTCGAAACGGCCGAGATCGCCGGTGGCGCAATCTATGACGCCCTAGTCGGCGCCACGGCCATGGAACATCAACTCACCCTAGTGACTCGTGATCGGCGAGCAGTGGAGGTCTACCGCACCCTCGGCGTGGCCATCGAACTGCTGGCCTGA
- a CDS encoding class I SAM-dependent methyltransferase, giving the protein MDNLPLESGEPTQLMKESMIRRFYSRSVVTGEITLPAVPSLIDEYVKMCDSLFATVGREFNDEELAHLRKVLDGQLAMAYSTSPRSTIVISYNAPVGHTLHYHVNPRWWTVSNAYEDWISTREAPLFGTEPDARVWALATEAADPTTHWVLEIGAGTGRNALALARRGHPVDVVEMTPKFADMIRADAEKESLNIRVIVRDVFTTMDDLRQDYQLIVLSEVVSDFQTTQQLRGLFELAAHCLARGARLVFNIFLARGGYTPEAATREFGQQVYTSIFTRHEMSAATAGLPLELVADDSVYDYEKTHLPAASWPPTSWYANWVSGLDVFPVERNMSPIEMRWLVFQKTR; this is encoded by the coding sequence GTGGACAATTTGCCGCTCGAATCAGGCGAGCCGACACAGCTGATGAAGGAGTCCATGATTCGGCGGTTTTACAGCCGATCGGTGGTCACCGGCGAGATCACGCTGCCGGCCGTTCCGAGCCTGATCGACGAGTACGTGAAGATGTGCGACAGCCTCTTTGCCACCGTGGGCAGGGAGTTTAACGACGAAGAACTTGCTCATCTGAGGAAGGTGCTCGACGGTCAGTTGGCAATGGCCTATTCGACCTCCCCGCGTTCAACCATCGTCATCTCCTACAACGCCCCGGTCGGCCACACCTTGCACTACCACGTCAACCCTCGGTGGTGGACGGTGTCGAACGCCTACGAGGACTGGATTAGCACTCGAGAGGCGCCGCTGTTCGGTACCGAACCCGACGCCCGGGTGTGGGCGCTAGCCACCGAAGCTGCCGATCCCACGACGCATTGGGTGCTCGAAATTGGAGCGGGAACCGGGCGCAACGCCCTGGCGTTGGCGCGACGTGGACACCCGGTCGATGTGGTGGAGATGACCCCGAAGTTCGCCGACATGATCCGCGCCGACGCCGAAAAGGAATCCCTGAACATCCGCGTCATCGTGCGTGACGTCTTCACGACCATGGATGATCTGCGGCAGGACTACCAGCTGATTGTGCTCTCCGAGGTGGTATCTGATTTCCAGACGACGCAGCAGTTGCGTGGCCTGTTCGAACTCGCCGCCCATTGCCTGGCTCGTGGTGCCCGCTTGGTGTTCAACATCTTCCTGGCGCGCGGCGGCTACACACCCGAGGCGGCCACGCGTGAGTTCGGTCAGCAGGTGTACACGAGCATCTTCACCCGACACGAGATGTCCGCCGCAACAGCCGGGCTGCCCCTCGAGCTCGTTGCCGATGACTCCGTCTACGACTACGAGAAAACGCACTTGCCCGCAGCCTCCTGGCCGCCCACCAGCTGGTACGCCAACTGGGTTAGTGGCCTCGACGTGTTCCCCGTCGAGCGGAATATGAGCCCGATCGAGATGCGCTGGCTGGTGTTCCAGAAGACGCGCTGA
- a CDS encoding vWA domain-containing protein: MATRRIRPTRPLAPHGLPGHLVGFVGALRQHGISVGSSETVDAGRVLATLGLGDREVLREGIACAVLRQPDHRDTYDAMFDLWFPAALGARAVVINEEAEESDVSSLPPDDVEGMRQLLLELLTDNEDLADMDERLVGMIARIVEAYGKYNSSRGRAFSTYQALKAMALDELEGKLLAGLLARYGDEPTPTQEQIAKAIAAQKITQLRRMVDAETKRRTAEQLGREHVQMYGIPQLSENVEFLRASGDQLRQMRRVVAPLARTLASRLAARRRRARAGSVDLRKTLRKSMSTGGVPIDVVLAKPRPARPELVILCDVSGSVAGFSHFTLLLVHALRQQFSRVRVFAFIDTTDEVTQMFSPDADLAVAIQRITREAGVYRRDGHSDYGNAFVSFMQAHPNALSPRSSLLVLGDGRTNYRDPAINVLVDMVTASRHAHWLNPEPKHLWGSGDSAAPRYQEVITMHECRSAKQLAAVIDQLLPV; the protein is encoded by the coding sequence ATGGCCACCCGCCGCATCCGTCCCACCCGGCCGCTTGCCCCGCACGGGCTGCCCGGCCACTTGGTGGGGTTCGTGGGAGCGCTTCGCCAGCACGGGATTTCGGTGGGCTCGTCCGAGACGGTAGACGCCGGCCGGGTGCTGGCAACCTTAGGTCTGGGCGATCGTGAGGTGCTCCGCGAGGGTATCGCCTGCGCAGTGCTGCGCCAGCCGGATCACCGCGACACCTACGACGCCATGTTCGATCTATGGTTTCCGGCGGCATTGGGCGCACGCGCAGTCGTCATCAACGAAGAAGCAGAAGAATCCGATGTCAGCAGTCTGCCGCCGGACGACGTCGAGGGGATGCGCCAGCTGCTGCTGGAGCTGCTCACCGACAATGAAGACCTCGCCGACATGGACGAGCGGCTGGTGGGGATGATCGCGCGGATCGTGGAGGCATACGGCAAATACAACTCCAGCCGCGGGCGAGCGTTCTCGACATATCAAGCGCTTAAGGCAATGGCGCTGGATGAACTGGAAGGCAAGCTGCTCGCGGGGCTGCTCGCCCGCTATGGCGACGAGCCCACACCCACCCAGGAGCAGATCGCCAAAGCGATTGCAGCGCAAAAGATCACACAGCTGCGTCGCATGGTAGACGCCGAGACCAAGCGGCGCACTGCTGAGCAACTTGGTCGCGAACATGTCCAGATGTACGGCATCCCACAGCTTTCGGAAAACGTCGAGTTCCTGCGCGCCTCAGGTGATCAGCTACGCCAGATGCGCCGGGTGGTGGCCCCGCTGGCTCGTACGCTCGCATCCCGACTGGCGGCCCGTCGGCGCCGCGCCCGCGCCGGGTCGGTCGATCTGCGTAAGACGCTGCGCAAGTCGATGTCGACCGGCGGCGTGCCGATCGACGTCGTGCTGGCCAAACCACGTCCCGCCCGCCCGGAATTAGTCATCTTGTGCGACGTGTCCGGTTCGGTCGCTGGGTTTAGCCACTTCACCCTGCTACTGGTGCACGCTCTGCGGCAACAGTTTTCACGCGTTCGTGTCTTCGCATTCATCGACACCACCGACGAGGTGACCCAAATGTTCTCCCCGGATGCCGATCTGGCTGTGGCGATCCAGCGGATCACCCGGGAAGCCGGTGTTTACCGCCGCGACGGGCATTCCGACTACGGCAACGCATTCGTCTCGTTCATGCAGGCTCACCCGAATGCGCTGTCGCCGCGCAGCTCGCTGCTGGTGCTGGGGGACGGGCGCACCAACTACCGCGACCCGGCCATCAACGTACTGGTCGATATGGTGACCGCTAGCCGGCATGCGCACTGGTTGAACCCTGAGCCCAAACACCTATGGGGCAGCGGCGACTCGGCGGCGCCGCGCTACCAAGAGGTGATCACGATGCATGAATGTCGCTCCGCCAAGCAGCTTGCCGCGGTGATCGACCAGCTGTTACCGGTCTGA
- a CDS encoding AAA family ATPase, which yields MTVPARPTPLFADIPDVSRRLAETGYLPDTATATAVFLADRLGKPLLVEGPAGVGKTELARAVAQATGSGLVRLQCYEGVDEARALYEWNHAKQILRIQAGSGDGSDWDRTKDDVFSEEFLLQRPLLTAIRRTEPTVLLIDETDKADIEIEGLLLEVLSDFAVTVPELGTLTAVRAPFVLLTSNATRELSEALKRRCLFLHIDFPSPELERRILLSRVPELPEHLAEELVRIIGVLRGMQLKKVPSIAETIDWGRTVLALGLDTIDDAVVAATLGVVLKHQSDQQRAVGELRLN from the coding sequence GTGACTGTGCCCGCTCGGCCCACGCCGCTGTTTGCCGATATCCCTGACGTCTCGCGACGGCTGGCCGAGACCGGCTACCTGCCAGACACTGCCACCGCGACGGCGGTGTTTCTTGCCGACCGGCTGGGCAAGCCGCTGCTGGTGGAAGGCCCTGCCGGCGTCGGCAAGACCGAGTTGGCCCGCGCAGTCGCTCAGGCCACCGGCTCCGGTCTGGTTCGGCTGCAGTGCTATGAGGGGGTCGATGAGGCTCGCGCGCTGTACGAGTGGAATCACGCCAAGCAGATCTTGCGCATCCAGGCCGGCTCCGGAGACGGCAGCGACTGGGATCGTACGAAAGATGATGTGTTCAGCGAGGAGTTTCTGCTGCAGCGCCCGTTGCTGACCGCGATCCGGCGCACCGAACCGACGGTGCTGTTGATCGATGAAACCGACAAGGCCGACATCGAGATTGAAGGCTTACTGCTGGAGGTGCTTTCCGATTTCGCGGTGACGGTCCCAGAACTGGGCACCCTCACCGCGGTCCGGGCGCCGTTCGTGTTGTTGACGTCCAACGCTACCCGCGAACTGTCGGAGGCGCTGAAGCGTCGTTGCTTGTTCTTGCACATTGACTTCCCCAGCCCTGAGCTGGAGCGCCGGATCCTGTTGTCCCGCGTCCCCGAGCTGCCTGAGCACCTCGCTGAGGAGTTGGTGCGGATCATCGGTGTGCTGCGTGGGATGCAGCTCAAGAAAGTGCCTTCCATTGCCGAGACCATCGACTGGGGCCGCACCGTGCTGGCACTGGGTCTGGACACCATCGACGACGCGGTTGTTGCCGCCACGCTCGGCGTCGTCCTCAAGCACCAATCCGATCAACAACGCGCCGTTGGGGAACTGAGGCTGAATTAA
- a CDS encoding glutamate-5-semialdehyde dehydrogenase, whose protein sequence is MNLQAPSRPDLRQEVHDAARRARVAARALAVLPTVAKDHALRAAATAVAAHTDQILAANAEDLQAARAADTPAAMLDRLALNPQRIEGIAAGLRQVAGLPDPVGEVLRGYTLPNGLQLRQLRVPLGVVGMIYEGRPNVTVDAFGLALKSGNAALLRGSSSAAKSNHALVEVLRAALVSEDLPADAVQLLSAADRSTVTHLIQARGLVDVVIPRGGASLIDAVVRDAQVPTIETGVGNCHVYVHQDADLEVAERILLNSKTRRPSVCNAAETLLIDAAIADHAMPRLVAALQDAGVTVHGGLSGDPDEADLRREYLSMDIAVAVVDGVDAAIAHINEYGTGHTEAIVTTNMAAAQRFADGVDSAAVMVNASTAFTDGEQFGFGAEIGISTQKLHARGPMGLPEMTSTKWIAWGDGQIRPA, encoded by the coding sequence ATGAATCTGCAAGCACCATCGCGTCCCGACTTGCGCCAGGAAGTCCACGACGCTGCCCGGCGAGCCCGAGTCGCTGCCCGCGCCCTCGCGGTGCTGCCGACGGTGGCCAAGGACCACGCGCTGCGGGCCGCGGCAACGGCGGTGGCTGCCCACACCGACCAGATCCTGGCGGCCAACGCCGAAGATCTGCAGGCCGCCCGGGCTGCCGACACGCCGGCCGCGATGCTCGACAGATTGGCATTGAACCCGCAGCGCATCGAAGGAATCGCGGCCGGTTTGCGCCAAGTCGCCGGTCTGCCTGACCCGGTCGGGGAGGTGCTGCGCGGCTACACGTTGCCTAATGGGCTGCAATTGCGCCAGTTGCGGGTTCCGCTCGGCGTGGTCGGCATGATCTACGAGGGCCGGCCTAACGTCACCGTCGACGCTTTCGGGTTGGCGCTCAAGTCAGGTAATGCGGCGCTGCTGCGTGGCAGCTCGTCGGCGGCGAAGTCCAACCACGCGCTCGTCGAGGTGTTGCGCGCCGCGTTGGTCAGCGAGGACTTACCCGCCGACGCGGTCCAGCTGCTTTCAGCTGCCGATAGATCCACGGTCACCCACCTGATCCAAGCCCGCGGTCTGGTGGACGTGGTGATCCCGCGCGGGGGAGCGAGCCTGATCGACGCGGTGGTCCGTGACGCGCAAGTGCCCACCATCGAGACCGGTGTCGGCAACTGTCACGTCTACGTGCATCAGGACGCCGACCTGGAGGTTGCCGAGCGGATCCTGCTGAACTCCAAGACCCGCCGGCCCAGTGTCTGCAATGCCGCCGAGACGCTGTTGATCGACGCAGCGATCGCCGATCACGCCATGCCCAGGCTGGTCGCTGCCCTGCAAGATGCCGGGGTGACGGTGCACGGTGGTCTTTCCGGAGACCCGGACGAAGCCGACCTGCGCCGCGAATACCTGTCGATGGACATCGCGGTGGCAGTGGTCGACGGCGTCGACGCCGCGATCGCCCACATCAATGAATACGGCACCGGACACACCGAGGCGATTGTGACGACCAATATGGCTGCCGCCCAACGGTTTGCCGACGGAGTGGACTCGGCCGCGGTGATGGTCAACGCATCGACGGCGTTCACCGACGGTGAGCAGTTCGGTTTTGGCGCTGAGATCGGTATCTCCACCCAGAAATTGCATGCCCGTGGCCCAATGGGACTGCCGGAAATGACTTCGACCAAGTGGATCGCGTGGGGAGACGGTCAGATCCGACCGGCCTGA
- a CDS encoding TIGR03560 family F420-dependent LLM class oxidoreductase, producing the protein MQISVKFRLCSKFPELQALWKIADRLGFDAIWDYDHFYGPTELTEPTFEGWTTLAAMAVTVERARIGCLVSGVTYRNPAILANMAVTVDHISSGRLNFGIGAGWHEDEHRGYGINFPSPGIRVAMLDEALTVIRRLWTEESVTFTGRFFTLDHALCEPKPLQVPHPPIVIGGSEPKILRVIARHADEWNMPSYDGPEKWGVANAGLNTACAEIGRDPTEILRSAQVPLTSTVAGQVDEQLAMLPEFERLGCERMVFAFPEPPTVELLERCAALR; encoded by the coding sequence ATGCAGATATCCGTCAAATTCCGGTTATGTTCCAAATTCCCGGAATTGCAAGCCCTATGGAAAATCGCCGACCGACTCGGATTCGACGCAATTTGGGATTACGACCACTTCTACGGGCCGACGGAGCTCACCGAGCCAACGTTTGAAGGCTGGACCACATTGGCTGCCATGGCGGTGACCGTTGAACGTGCGCGGATCGGCTGCCTGGTGTCCGGTGTGACGTATCGGAATCCGGCGATTCTCGCCAATATGGCGGTCACGGTCGATCACATTTCCAGCGGGCGCCTAAACTTCGGGATCGGTGCCGGATGGCACGAAGACGAGCACCGCGGCTATGGTATCAATTTTCCGAGCCCTGGCATCCGGGTCGCGATGCTCGATGAGGCGCTGACCGTGATCCGCAGGCTCTGGACCGAAGAGTCGGTGACCTTTACCGGGCGCTTCTTTACCCTCGACCACGCCCTGTGCGAACCCAAACCGCTTCAGGTCCCACACCCGCCGATTGTGATCGGCGGCTCAGAGCCAAAGATCCTGCGGGTCATTGCGCGCCACGCCGACGAATGGAACATGCCCAGCTACGACGGGCCCGAGAAATGGGGCGTTGCGAACGCAGGCCTGAACACGGCATGCGCCGAAATCGGTCGCGACCCCACCGAGATCCTGCGCTCCGCACAGGTGCCGCTAACCTCGACGGTGGCCGGCCAAGTCGATGAGCAGCTGGCGATGCTGCCGGAATTCGAGCGGCTCGGCTGCGAGCGCATGGTATTCGCGTTTCCCGAGCCACCAACGGTGGAGCTACTCGAACGCTGCGCCGCACTCAGATGA
- a CDS encoding mechanosensitive ion channel family protein: protein MNAFDSSWFYWAVGIAVSLPVGIILLTEMQHALLRRKSHLARQVGLLRNYLLPLGALLLLLVKASEISAGKGSVRILTTLFGFLVLVLLLSGLNATVFQGAPEGSWRKRLPTIFLDVARFALIGVGLALILSYIWGVRVGGLFTALGVTSVVIGLMLQNSVGQIVSGLFMLFEQPFRIDDWLDTTTGRGRVVEVNWRAVHIDTGSGMRIMPNSVLASTSFTNLSRPVGKHKCSITTTFSAADSPDKVCAMLTRVASALPHLKAGIMPTTVALGNAEYCTTVGLNSPADDGAARATFLRWVWYAARREQLHLDDAHDDFSTTERVESALRTVVGPELRLSLSDQQALISYAKVVRYGTDEIVQYTGAVPKAMTFLIAGSVRLTATGDDGTVMPIGTLTEGAFLGVTTLTRQPNPAGAYALEEVTALEVDREHLEQIVMRKPLLLQDLGRLIDERQRKARRAARGERAAT, encoded by the coding sequence ATGAACGCTTTCGATTCGTCGTGGTTCTACTGGGCCGTTGGTATCGCGGTCAGCTTGCCCGTCGGGATCATCCTTCTCACCGAAATGCAGCACGCACTGCTGCGCAGGAAAAGTCATCTGGCCAGGCAAGTAGGCCTGCTGCGCAACTATCTGCTGCCGCTCGGTGCGCTGTTGCTGCTGCTTGTCAAGGCTTCGGAGATCTCGGCCGGAAAAGGCTCGGTGCGAATCCTCACCACGCTGTTCGGCTTCCTGGTGTTGGTGCTGTTGCTCTCCGGGCTCAACGCCACGGTGTTTCAGGGAGCGCCGGAAGGGAGTTGGCGCAAACGACTGCCCACGATCTTCCTCGACGTTGCACGGTTCGCACTGATCGGGGTTGGTCTAGCGCTGATCTTGTCCTACATCTGGGGTGTCCGGGTTGGCGGGCTATTCACCGCATTGGGCGTGACATCGGTCGTCATCGGGTTGATGTTGCAGAACTCGGTCGGCCAGATCGTGTCGGGCTTGTTCATGCTGTTCGAGCAGCCCTTCCGGATCGACGACTGGCTGGATACCACTACCGGGCGGGGACGCGTCGTCGAGGTGAACTGGCGGGCGGTGCACATCGACACCGGCAGTGGAATGCGGATCATGCCAAATTCGGTGCTGGCCAGCACGTCGTTCACGAACCTGAGCCGCCCGGTGGGTAAGCACAAATGTTCAATCACGACAACATTTTCCGCCGCCGACTCCCCGGACAAGGTATGCGCGATGCTGACGCGGGTCGCTAGCGCGCTACCTCACCTCAAGGCGGGGATCATGCCGACCACGGTTGCCCTCGGCAATGCCGAATATTGCACGACGGTCGGGCTGAATTCGCCCGCCGACGACGGCGCCGCGCGGGCGACGTTCTTGCGGTGGGTCTGGTATGCCGCTCGCCGAGAACAGCTTCATCTTGACGATGCGCATGATGACTTCTCGACGACGGAGCGTGTCGAGAGCGCTTTGCGCACGGTCGTGGGCCCCGAACTGCGGCTGAGCCTTAGTGATCAGCAGGCGTTGATTTCGTATGCGAAGGTGGTGCGCTACGGGACCGACGAAATCGTGCAATACACAGGTGCGGTGCCCAAGGCGATGACGTTTTTGATCGCCGGCAGCGTCCGTTTGACCGCAACCGGCGATGACGGCACGGTCATGCCGATTGGCACGCTCACCGAGGGAGCGTTCCTGGGCGTGACCACGCTGACGCGTCAACCCAATCCCGCCGGGGCATACGCGCTAGAAGAGGTGACGGCGCTGGAGGTCGATCGCGAACACCTCGAACAGATTGTGATGCGTAAGCCTCTGCTGCTGCAGGACTTGGGCCGGCTGATCGACGAGCGGCAGCGTAAAGCTCGGCGAGCGGCTCGGGGGGAACGAGCGGCAACGTAA
- a CDS encoding adenylate/guanylate cyclase domain-containing protein, producing the protein MTASELTESEPEPETAPATESTTRQSHKSRRRFFRLFRVGIQSKLLVTLLVCSVLSVGAVGVIGALSGRSALRQVESERLIELRESQKRQVEALFKEVTDSLIIYSSGFGILDAMIAFSAGFAQLANATINLTQRQEIVNYYNSEMVKPINQMTGDTLDLNAVLPSSNAQKYLQAYYTAPFRSVSDSMAVEDAGDGSAWSAANARYNFYLRDIATRFEYRDALLLDMQGNVVYSVDKGPDLGTNILTGPYRESNLRDAYQKALRSNDVDFVWITDFQQYQPQLDAPTAWVVSPVGMNGKIEGVMALPLPISKINKIMTADKHWEAAGMGPSTETYLAGPDDLMRSDSRLFLEDPQEYRREAVAAGTPPDVVDTAIRLGGTTLVQPVPSAGLRAAQRGQTGTVTATDYQGNREMEAYAPLTVPNSDLHWSILTTRDDSDAFARLSKFSKTLVLAVVAMIFVICVASMLLAQVLLRPIRRLEAGTQKISSGDYEVSIPVTSRDEIGDLTAAFNEMSRNLAIKEELLNEQRRENDRLLLALMPESVVQRYREGEETIAQKHQDVAIIFADIVGLDEISNDLSGDELVGIVDELFRQFDAAAETLGVERIRTFHNGYLASCGLTTPRLDSIHRSVEFAVEMRRIIDRFNSQTGHELRLRVGINMGNVVSGLVGRSGLVYDMWGGAVSLAYRMHSGSPQPGIYVSSQVYEAMRDVRHFTPAGTISVGGTDEAIYRASER; encoded by the coding sequence TTGACAGCGAGTGAGCTAACAGAATCGGAACCCGAGCCAGAAACCGCTCCGGCCACGGAGAGCACGACGCGGCAGAGCCACAAGAGTAGGCGCCGGTTTTTCCGGCTTTTCCGGGTGGGCATCCAGTCCAAGCTGTTGGTGACGCTGTTGGTCTGCAGCGTGCTGTCGGTGGGCGCGGTTGGTGTCATCGGTGCTTTATCCGGCCGCAGTGCATTGCGGCAAGTCGAGTCCGAGCGGTTGATCGAATTGCGTGAGTCGCAGAAGCGTCAGGTAGAGGCGCTGTTCAAGGAGGTGACGGACTCGCTGATCATCTACAGCAGTGGGTTCGGTATCCTCGACGCGATGATCGCGTTCAGCGCGGGATTCGCTCAATTGGCTAACGCGACGATCAATCTCACTCAGCGACAGGAGATTGTCAACTACTACAACAGCGAGATGGTCAAGCCGATCAATCAGATGACCGGTGACACACTCGATCTCAACGCCGTTCTGCCGAGTTCCAATGCCCAGAAATACCTTCAGGCGTACTACACGGCACCGTTCAGGTCGGTGTCTGACTCAATGGCTGTTGAGGACGCCGGCGACGGCAGCGCATGGTCGGCTGCCAATGCCCGCTACAACTTCTACCTCCGCGATATTGCCACCCGCTTTGAATATCGGGACGCGCTGCTGCTGGACATGCAGGGCAACGTTGTCTACTCGGTCGACAAAGGCCCCGACCTCGGAACCAATATCCTTACTGGCCCCTATCGCGAATCTAACCTGCGAGACGCGTACCAAAAAGCGTTGCGGTCCAACGATGTCGACTTCGTCTGGATCACTGACTTCCAGCAGTATCAGCCTCAACTTGACGCGCCCACGGCGTGGGTGGTGTCGCCAGTCGGAATGAACGGCAAGATCGAAGGCGTTATGGCTCTGCCGCTGCCGATTTCGAAGATCAACAAGATCATGACTGCCGACAAACATTGGGAAGCTGCCGGCATGGGCCCATCGACCGAGACGTATTTGGCCGGCCCCGACGATTTGATGCGTTCGGATTCACGGCTCTTCCTGGAAGACCCGCAGGAATACCGGCGCGAGGCGGTGGCTGCCGGTACTCCGCCCGACGTCGTAGACACCGCGATCCGGTTGGGTGGCACAACGCTGGTGCAGCCGGTTCCAAGTGCGGGTCTGCGCGCCGCCCAACGTGGACAGACTGGAACCGTCACCGCCACTGATTATCAGGGCAATAGAGAAATGGAAGCCTATGCCCCGTTGACCGTGCCGAACTCCGATCTGCACTGGTCGATTCTGACGACCCGCGACGATTCGGATGCTTTTGCGCGGCTGAGCAAGTTCAGCAAGACACTCGTGTTGGCGGTCGTGGCGATGATTTTCGTCATCTGTGTCGCATCGATGCTGCTTGCCCAGGTACTCTTGCGGCCGATCCGGCGGCTCGAGGCCGGCACGCAGAAGATCAGCTCCGGTGACTACGAGGTCAGTATCCCGGTAACTTCACGCGACGAAATCGGTGATCTCACTGCGGCTTTCAACGAGATGAGTCGGAATCTGGCGATCAAAGAAGAGCTGCTCAACGAGCAACGCAGGGAAAACGACCGGCTGTTGTTGGCGCTGATGCCTGAGTCGGTCGTGCAACGGTATCGCGAGGGCGAGGAGACCATCGCACAAAAACACCAGGACGTGGCCATCATCTTTGCCGACATCGTTGGGCTCGATGAGATTTCCAATGATCTGTCAGGCGACGAATTGGTCGGGATTGTGGATGAACTATTCCGGCAGTTTGATGCGGCCGCTGAAACCCTTGGCGTCGAACGTATTCGCACGTTCCACAATGGCTACCTCGCCAGCTGTGGTTTAACAACTCCACGACTAGACAGCATTCACCGAAGCGTCGAGTTTGCGGTGGAAATGCGGCGCATCATCGATCGGTTCAACAGCCAAACCGGTCACGAGCTGCGCCTCCGAGTCGGTATCAACATGGGCAACGTTGTCAGCGGGCTGGTAGGTCGATCAGGTCTCGTCTATGACATGTGGGGTGGCGCGGTCAGTCTGGCCTACCGAATGCACAGTGGCTCACCGCAGCCCGGTATCTACGTCAGCTCGCAGGTATACGAAGCGATGCGGGACGTTCGGCATTTCACGCCGGCCGGCACGATTTCGGTTGGCGGAACTGATGAGGCGATCTATCGAGCATCGGAGCGGTGA
- a CDS encoding PhzF family phenazine biosynthesis protein has product MARSYDFAQVDVFSSTPYLGNPVAVVLDATGLDDDTMQRVARWTNLSETTFVLPPRNPNAHYRLRIFTPEGELPFAGHPTLGSAHAWLERQESSRCADRIVQECRAGLIHVHRRAGILSFAAPPTQRTGDLDEEYLVQIVTAFGIDRDQVLAHQWVDNGPGWAVVQLATAQEVLDLEPDLSRIPSAMVGAIGAYPSGSEYAFELRTFAPGVGVAEDPVCGSMNAAVAQWLMSTGTASRSYKVSQGARLGRAGDITISTDPDGTVWVGGSTTTCFRGTALL; this is encoded by the coding sequence GTGGCGCGTTCATACGATTTTGCTCAAGTCGATGTGTTCTCTTCGACGCCGTACCTGGGTAATCCTGTTGCCGTCGTTCTTGATGCGACCGGGCTGGACGACGATACGATGCAGCGGGTAGCCCGCTGGACCAACCTCTCGGAGACGACGTTCGTGCTGCCGCCACGGAACCCGAACGCCCACTACAGGTTACGGATCTTCACTCCTGAAGGCGAGCTTCCGTTCGCCGGTCATCCTACCCTTGGCTCAGCGCATGCCTGGCTCGAGCGTCAAGAAAGCTCACGCTGTGCAGACCGCATCGTGCAGGAGTGCCGAGCCGGACTTATCCACGTGCATCGCCGTGCGGGCATCTTGTCGTTTGCCGCCCCACCTACTCAACGTACGGGCGATCTCGACGAGGAGTACCTGGTGCAGATTGTCACCGCCTTTGGTATTGATCGCGACCAGGTGCTCGCTCACCAGTGGGTCGACAACGGTCCTGGGTGGGCGGTCGTGCAGCTTGCCACGGCACAAGAAGTCCTCGACCTTGAACCTGATTTGTCGCGGATCCCCTCGGCCATGGTAGGGGCGATCGGTGCTTACCCGTCGGGATCGGAGTACGCCTTTGAGCTACGCACCTTCGCCCCTGGCGTCGGAGTGGCCGAAGATCCGGTGTGCGGCAGCATGAACGCCGCTGTCGCGCAGTGGCTGATGAGCACGGGAACCGCGTCGCGCAGCTACAAAGTCTCCCAAGGGGCGCGTCTGGGCAGAGCCGGAGACATTACAATATCCACTGATCCCGACGGGACTGTCTGGGTTGGCGGAAGCACCACCACCTGCTTCCGCGGCACCGCTCTCCTCTAA
- a CDS encoding helix-turn-helix domain-containing protein encodes MQVVLEISRIGRFVVYDRYMNHRVPVVYDTAELGEHIRKARQKKGFQQNELAERIGVTRMTISRLERGESVSVDTALRALSECGTALAVVPKFSRVAVQDGP; translated from the coding sequence ATGCAGGTGGTGCTCGAAATATCGCGCATCGGTCGTTTTGTCGTATACGATCGATATATGAATCATCGCGTGCCAGTAGTGTATGACACTGCTGAGTTGGGCGAACACATCCGAAAGGCCCGTCAAAAAAAGGGCTTTCAGCAAAATGAGCTCGCCGAGCGTATCGGCGTCACCCGGATGACCATCTCCCGGCTCGAGCGCGGAGAATCTGTCAGCGTGGACACCGCGCTGCGCGCGCTCTCTGAGTGTGGCACCGCACTGGCAGTGGTACCGAAGTTCTCCCGGGTGGCGGTACAGGATGGCCCGTAG